One segment of Setaria viridis chromosome 4, Setaria_viridis_v4.0, whole genome shotgun sequence DNA contains the following:
- the LOC117853153 gene encoding autophagy-related protein 8D translates to MKPFKQEFTFDERVQESAAMIANYPARIPVIVERFSRSNLPQMEKRKYLVPCDMPVGQFIFILRSRLHLSPGTALFVFVNNTLPQTASLMGSVYDAYKDKDGFLYMCYSSEKTFGCLA, encoded by the exons ATGAAACCCTTCAAGCAGGAATTCACCTTCG ATGAGAGGGTCCAGGAATCCGCCGCCATGATCGCCAACTACCCCGCCAGGATCCCC GTCATCGTTGAAAGGTTTTCAAGGAGTAATTTACCACAAATGGAGAAGAGGAA GTACCTGGTTCCCTGTGACATGCCCGTTGGGCAGTTCATTTTCATACTACGGTCCAGGTTACACCTATCTCCAGGAACAGCGCTATTTGtgtttgtaaacaacacattaCCCCAAACAG CTAGCCTGATGGGAAGTGTGTATGACGCGTACAAGGACAAGGACGGCTTCCTCTACATGTGCTACAGCAGCGAGAAGACATTTGGCTGCCTGGCCTGA
- the LOC117853152 gene encoding THO complex subunit 4A isoform X1: MADALDMSLDDLISKNKNKQPRPSGRGPTSGGGGPAPTAPRRRFNARAAAAPYHRGTTSPFQARRPMAYAGYGAGRLQAAPMAGVLEEPTRLYISNLDYAVSNDDIKELFSDVGDIKRYSINYDRSGRSKGTAEVVFSRRSDALAAVKRYNNVQLDGKPMKIEIIGTNIEAPPTPTFAFNPPAGNFKVPFTSGPRRGGGGGWPQGRGGFGGRGRGPASRGRGRGGGRGSEKVSAEDLDADLDKYHAAAMETS, from the exons ATGGCCGACGCCCTCGACATGTCCCTCGACGACCTCATctccaagaacaagaacaagcaaCCACGCCCCAGCGGCCGAGGCCCTACCTCCGGAGGCGGAGGCCCCGCACccacggcgccgcgccgccgcttcaACGCCCGCGCTGCTGCAGCCCCGTACCACCGCGGCACCACTTCCCCTTTCCAG gcgcggcgGCCCATGGCTTATGCTGGATACGGAGCCGGTCGCCTCCAGGCCGCGCCGATGGCGGGCGTCCTCGAAGAGCCCACCAGGCTCTACATCTCCAACCTCGACTATGCCGTCTCCAACGACGACATCAAG GAACTATTTTCTGATGTTGGTGATATCAAGCGTTACTCCATCAACTATGACAGGAGCGGGAGATCAAAG GGAACTGCAGAGGTTGTCTTCTCAAGAAGGTCTGATGCTCTAGCTGCTGTTAAGAGGTACAACAATGTGCAGCTTGATGGCAAACCTATGAAAATTGAGATCATTGGGACAAATATTGAGGCGCCGCCAACCCCTACCTTCGCCTTCAACCCACCAGCTGGAAACTTCAAGGTGCCTTTCACAAG CGGTCCCAgaagaggtggtggtggaggatggcCTCAGGGTAGAGGTGGATTCGGTGGGCGCGGACGAGGGCCTGCCAGCCGTgggcgagggaggggaggagggcgtGGCAGTGAGAAAGTTTCTGCTGAAGATCTGGATGCGGACTTGGACAAGTACCACGCAGCAGCAATGGAGACCAGCTAA
- the LOC117853152 gene encoding THO complex subunit 4A isoform X2 — translation MADALDMSLDDLISKNKNKQPRPSGRGPTSGGGGPAPTAPRRRFNARAAAAPYHRGTTSPFQAQARRPMAYAGYGAGRLQAAPMAGVLEEPTRLYISNLDYAVSNDDIKELFSDVGDIKRYSINYDRSGRSKGTAEVVFSRRSDALAAVKRYNNVQLDGKPMKIEIIGTNIEAPPTPTFAFNPPAGNFKVPFTSGPRRGGGGGWPQGRGGFGGRGRGPASRGRGRGGGRGSEKVSAEDLDADLDKYHAAAMETS, via the exons ATGGCCGACGCCCTCGACATGTCCCTCGACGACCTCATctccaagaacaagaacaagcaaCCACGCCCCAGCGGCCGAGGCCCTACCTCCGGAGGCGGAGGCCCCGCACccacggcgccgcgccgccgcttcaACGCCCGCGCTGCTGCAGCCCCGTACCACCGCGGCACCACTTCCCCTTTCCAG gcgcaggcgcggcgGCCCATGGCTTATGCTGGATACGGAGCCGGTCGCCTCCAGGCCGCGCCGATGGCGGGCGTCCTCGAAGAGCCCACCAGGCTCTACATCTCCAACCTCGACTATGCCGTCTCCAACGACGACATCAAG GAACTATTTTCTGATGTTGGTGATATCAAGCGTTACTCCATCAACTATGACAGGAGCGGGAGATCAAAG GGAACTGCAGAGGTTGTCTTCTCAAGAAGGTCTGATGCTCTAGCTGCTGTTAAGAGGTACAACAATGTGCAGCTTGATGGCAAACCTATGAAAATTGAGATCATTGGGACAAATATTGAGGCGCCGCCAACCCCTACCTTCGCCTTCAACCCACCAGCTGGAAACTTCAAGGTGCCTTTCACAAG CGGTCCCAgaagaggtggtggtggaggatggcCTCAGGGTAGAGGTGGATTCGGTGGGCGCGGACGAGGGCCTGCCAGCCGTgggcgagggaggggaggagggcgtGGCAGTGAGAAAGTTTCTGCTGAAGATCTGGATGCGGACTTGGACAAGTACCACGCAGCAGCAATGGAGACCAGCTAA
- the LOC117854059 gene encoding uncharacterized protein, with the protein MDLFADGIHVRLRSRVHGTYLHADDDGIGVSLRPRGYDPPLAGVWRVHRVQRHGIDYVLLHGAAYGRYLALSPGEPAPRWCRGRRAVQRGYDDPEQDAVMWRPARTDGGRGDYVLMRHVYNGTLRANGRFRIWNNGVSIDEYFGTRSTMRHWVVEVVPPRQGPPPLPVPSTPNLGGCSILFWRCNKEEPEASRRRRIRYLRSDQPLNFGQANLPAFCFYGRSVLNLRTQVGIRANEGEVFGTRMCVQAGLYGRLTPLVTDLHHSEEPMNIVVYTAGAPDAEALVYPDADAQGP; encoded by the exons atggacCTCTTCGCCGACGGGATCCACGTGCGGCTGCGGAGCCGCGTGCACGGCACGTACCTccacgccgacgacgacggcatcgGTGTCTCCCTGCGCCCGCGTGGCTACGACCCGCCCCTGGCGGGGGTGTGGCGGGTGCACCGGGTCCAGCGCCACGGCATCGACTACGTGCTCCTCCACGGCGCCGCCTACGGCCGCTACCTCGCGCTCTCGCCCGGCGAGCCGGCCCCCAGGTGGTGCCGCGGCAGGCGCGCCGTCCAGCGCGGCTACGACGACCCGGAGCAGGACGCCGTCATGTGGAGGCCCGCCAGGaccgacggcggccgcggcgactaCGTCCTCATGCGCCACGTCTACAACGGCACCCTCCGCGCCAACGGCAGGTTCCGCATCTGGAACAACGGCGTCAGCATCGACGAGTACTTCGGCACCCGGAGCACCATGAGGCATTGGGTGGTCGAGGTCGTCCCGCCGAGACAGGGCCCGCCACCACTTCCGGTTCCATCAACTCCG AATCTAGGAGGCTGCAGTATCCTGTTCTGGCGGTGCAAcaaggaggagcccgaggcgTCTCGGCGGCGGAGAATCCGGTACCTGCGTTCGGACCAGCCGCTGAACTTCGGCCAAGCCAATTTGCCCGCATTCTGCTTCTACGGCCGCTCCGTGCTCAACCTGAGGACCCAGGTGGGGATCCGTGCGAACGAAGGGGAGGTCTTCGGCACCAGAATGTGCGTGCAGGCCGGCTTGTATGGGCGGCTGACCCCTCTGGTCACCGACCTGCATCACAGCGAGGAGCCCATGAACATCGTCGTCTACACCGCCGGGGCACCAG ATGCTGAGGCGTTAGTTTACCCAGATGCTGACGCACAAGGACCATAG